In Ptiloglossa arizonensis isolate GNS036 chromosome 6, iyPtiAriz1_principal, whole genome shotgun sequence, a single window of DNA contains:
- the LOC143148496 gene encoding uncharacterized protein LOC143148496, with product MTIVNHLLNATDTQGTLYLPPATKGSPEFRSDAILYFVEHPRSLPRNLPTRHLSRSIDFSGPSRERGQIRSRFYRGTVCRSMSQYVHSTSTVCPQYVHSMCTVCPQYVHSMFRVCCGQYE from the coding sequence ATGACAATCGTGAACCACCTGTTGAACGCCACCGATACCCAAGGCACACTCTACCTGCCGCCCGCCACAAAAGGTAGCCCCGAATTTCGATCGGACGCGATCCTATACTTCGTCGAGCACCCTCGATCCTTGCCTCGAAACCTCCCTACCCGACACctatcgagatcgatcgatttctccgGTCCGTCGCGTGAACGAGGCCAGATTCGATCGAGATTCTACCGTGGAACGGTGTGTCGTAGTATGTCACAGTACGTACACAGTACGTCCACAGTATGTCCACAGTATGTCCACAGTATGTGCACAGTATGTCCACAGTATGTCCACAGTATGTTCAGAGTATGTTGTGGACAGTATGAGTAA